The following are from one region of the Paenibacillus protaetiae genome:
- a CDS encoding HAD family hydrolase, translating into MLLKGKQAVFFDVDDTLYDHLAPFRTAVEQAAGADGMFPYEEAYHRLRYYSDTLSAELGGTEAMEAAGRLEWMRSERFRRTLGEFGMELSEQEAAAVQAAYIGCQYRFDMFPGARELIGRLKEAGHVVGLITNGAGAHQQKKIDSMQLEELIPAELQFITGVVGWDKPDRRIFDHVCGLTGVAPEDSCYIGDSWRNDVIGALGAGWTAIWLNHRHQQPETAHKPHHIASSYEELSRLLLG; encoded by the coding sequence ATGTTATTAAAGGGGAAACAAGCGGTCTTTTTTGACGTAGACGATACATTATATGACCATCTGGCTCCGTTTCGGACGGCGGTGGAGCAGGCGGCGGGAGCGGACGGCATGTTTCCGTACGAGGAAGCGTACCACCGTCTCCGTTATTACAGCGACACGCTGTCGGCCGAGCTGGGCGGAACGGAAGCCATGGAGGCGGCAGGGCGGCTGGAGTGGATGCGCAGCGAGCGCTTCCGCCGGACGCTCGGCGAGTTCGGCATGGAGCTTAGCGAGCAGGAGGCGGCTGCCGTGCAAGCGGCGTACATCGGCTGCCAATACCGGTTTGATATGTTCCCCGGCGCACGGGAGCTGATCGGACGTTTAAAAGAAGCGGGCCATGTCGTTGGCCTGATTACGAACGGAGCGGGGGCGCACCAGCAGAAAAAAATCGACTCCATGCAGCTGGAGGAGCTTATTCCGGCCGAGCTGCAGTTTATTACCGGCGTTGTTGGCTGGGACAAGCCGGACCGGCGGATATTTGACCATGTATGCGGGCTGACGGGCGTCGCGCCCGAAGACAGCTGCTACATCGGCGACTCGTGGCGCAATGACGTGATTGGCGCGCTCGGCGCGGGTTGGACGGCCATCTGGCTGAACCATCGCCATCAGCAGCCGGAGACGGCGCATAAGCCGCATCATATCGCATCTTCTTACGAGGAGCTGAGCCGGCTGCTGCTGGGGTAA
- a CDS encoding thioredoxin family protein, with product MAIQPIEEKEWLQLAHLGTAKEAILFSTPFCGTCKVAERMLEIADTAGVPVTLYQMNMNFSPSLRDAWKISSVPCLVLLRGGEPVRFEYTMRSVDHIYKLLKEL from the coding sequence ATGGCGATTCAGCCGATTGAAGAAAAGGAATGGCTGCAGCTTGCGCATTTGGGAACGGCCAAGGAAGCGATCTTGTTCTCTACGCCGTTTTGCGGCACGTGCAAAGTAGCGGAACGGATGCTGGAAATTGCGGATACGGCGGGCGTTCCCGTAACGCTATATCAAATGAACATGAACTTTTCCCCGTCGCTGCGGGACGCATGGAAAATTTCAAGCGTGCCTTGCCTCGTCTTGCTGCGCGGAGGCGAGCCGGTCCGCTTTGAATATACGATGCGTTCGGTGGATCATATTTACAAGCTGCTGAAGGAGCTGTAG
- the hflX gene encoding GTPase HflX — MEQTRERAIIVGVQLQHHDNFAYSMEELRSLADACYIDVAGELTQKAERVNPAHYIGAGKLDELRAIREELGAETVIFNDELSPSQIRNLEAGLDCKVIDRTILILDIFAERAQTREAQLQVEVARLQYMLPRLVGLRESLGRQGGGAGLRNRGAGETKLELDRRRIEERISALQGELEKLVARRQIQRKQRRKNEVPVICLVGYTNTGKSSLMNAMLETYHPDTTKQVFAKDMLFATLETSVRSIELPDNKSFLLTDTVGFVSQLPHHLVKAFRSTLEEVAEADLLVHVVDYAHEDYQQLIDVTNETLKELGANDIPTIYAFNKCDLTDQPYPVVADNAIYMSVKQKSGLAELTGLIRKSVFSDYVECEVLIPYEQGRLVSYFNEHAQVRSTSYEEEGTRLVMECRAADLEKYRQEMTVL, encoded by the coding sequence ATGGAACAAACACGCGAGAGAGCGATTATCGTTGGCGTACAGCTGCAACATCATGACAATTTTGCTTATTCGATGGAAGAGCTGCGCAGCCTGGCGGACGCCTGTTATATCGACGTTGCAGGGGAACTGACACAAAAAGCCGAGCGCGTTAATCCGGCGCATTATATCGGGGCAGGCAAGCTGGATGAGCTGCGGGCGATCCGCGAAGAGCTTGGCGCGGAAACCGTTATTTTTAACGATGAGCTTTCCCCTTCCCAAATCCGCAACCTGGAGGCGGGACTGGACTGCAAAGTAATCGACCGGACCATTCTTATTCTGGATATATTTGCGGAACGGGCGCAAACCCGCGAAGCGCAGCTGCAGGTTGAAGTAGCGCGGCTGCAGTATATGCTGCCGCGCCTCGTCGGGCTGCGCGAATCGCTGGGCCGCCAAGGCGGCGGCGCAGGACTTCGAAACCGCGGCGCCGGCGAGACGAAGCTGGAGCTGGACCGCCGGCGCATCGAGGAGCGGATCAGCGCGCTGCAGGGCGAGCTGGAGAAGCTTGTTGCGCGGCGTCAAATCCAGCGGAAGCAGCGCCGGAAAAACGAAGTGCCCGTCATCTGTCTCGTCGGCTACACCAATACCGGCAAATCAAGCTTGATGAACGCGATGCTGGAGACGTATCACCCGGATACGACCAAGCAGGTTTTTGCCAAGGATATGCTGTTCGCTACGCTGGAAACGTCGGTCCGAAGCATCGAGCTGCCGGACAACAAATCGTTTCTGCTGACCGATACGGTCGGTTTTGTCAGCCAGCTGCCGCATCATCTGGTGAAGGCGTTCCGCTCGACGCTGGAGGAAGTGGCCGAAGCCGATCTGCTCGTGCATGTGGTCGATTACGCTCATGAAGATTACCAGCAGCTGATCGACGTCACCAATGAAACGTTAAAGGAGCTTGGGGCAAACGATATTCCCACGATTTATGCCTTTAACAAATGCGATTTGACCGATCAGCCATATCCGGTTGTGGCCGATAATGCTATTTATATGTCGGTTAAGCAAAAAAGCGGGCTCGCTGAACTGACCGGCCTCATCCGGAAGTCGGTGTTCAGCGATTACGTGGAATGCGAGGTGCTGATCCCGTATGAGCAGGGAAGGCTCGTCTCGTATTTTAACGAGCATGCCCAGGTGCGCAGCACCAGCTACGAGGAGGAAGGAACCCGCCTCGTCATGGAATGCCGCGCGGCCGATCTCGAGAAATACCGCCAAGAGATGACGGTGCTTTAA
- the modA gene encoding molybdate ABC transporter substrate-binding protein encodes MKITKTWLTLIALSALLILAACGNDNSGSNAGSSSASASAGAESPKPADSSTPSAHVDLTISAAASLTDALNEIKTAYEKAHSDTTLNFNFGASGALQQQIENGAPADLFLSAAEKNMKALVDGGLIDTGSETTLLKNELVLVAAKGGKASVTKAEDLTSPDVKKVAIGIPESVPAGSYAKEALTNAGLWDSLQSKLVQGKDVREVLQYVETGNADAGFVYKTDALTSDQVTVAAAVDPSSYTPITYPIGIVKATKHAEQSKAFFDYLQTPEAMAVFEKYGFTAAASK; translated from the coding sequence GTGAAAATAACAAAAACATGGCTTACGCTCATCGCTCTCTCCGCCCTGCTGATACTGGCAGCCTGCGGCAATGACAATTCCGGCAGCAATGCAGGCAGCTCTTCCGCCAGCGCCAGCGCCGGCGCCGAATCGCCAAAACCCGCGGACAGCAGCACCCCTTCGGCGCATGTTGATTTGACGATTTCCGCGGCAGCCAGCTTGACCGATGCGCTGAATGAAATCAAAACCGCATACGAGAAAGCTCATTCCGATACGACGCTGAACTTCAACTTCGGCGCTTCCGGCGCGCTCCAGCAGCAAATCGAGAACGGCGCTCCGGCCGACCTGTTCCTCTCCGCAGCGGAAAAAAATATGAAGGCGCTCGTAGACGGCGGCCTGATTGATACGGGCAGCGAAACGACGCTGCTGAAAAACGAACTTGTTCTGGTTGCTGCCAAAGGCGGCAAAGCGTCCGTAACGAAAGCGGAAGACTTAACCAGCCCGGATGTGAAAAAGGTAGCCATCGGCATCCCGGAAAGCGTTCCGGCCGGCAGCTATGCCAAAGAAGCGCTGACGAACGCCGGACTGTGGGACAGCCTGCAAAGCAAGCTGGTACAAGGCAAGGATGTCCGCGAGGTGCTGCAATACGTGGAAACCGGCAATGCAGACGCCGGCTTCGTCTACAAAACCGACGCGTTAACTTCCGATCAAGTGACGGTAGCGGCGGCGGTTGATCCGTCTTCCTATACGCCGATCACGTATCCGATCGGAATTGTGAAAGCAACCAAACATGCCGAACAGTCCAAAGCGTTTTTTGACTACCTGCAAACGCCGGAAGCGATGGCCGTGTTTGAAAAATACGGCTTTACGGCTGCTGCCTCCAAATGA
- a CDS encoding response regulator transcription factor, producing MGISLLYIEDDAEIGNFVRAYLQERGYEIKWLTSGERAVEEAAGCKLVILDVMLPGLDGFTVGQRLKKAEPSVPILMLSARTSIDDKLHGLQFADDYLTKPFHPEELAARVEVLLRRFGAVGAEPVAIKHLLVFEQENRIENRDTGEEITLTGKQFQIFSYLLRHLGQILTKEQIYESVWGEPYIEGDKTLMVHIRYLREKLERNPAAPEVIETVRGIGYRVRA from the coding sequence ATGGGCATTTCGCTGTTATACATAGAAGATGATGCAGAGATCGGCAATTTCGTGCGCGCTTATTTGCAGGAGCGGGGTTATGAGATCAAATGGCTGACAAGCGGCGAACGGGCGGTGGAGGAAGCGGCCGGCTGCAAGCTGGTTATTCTGGACGTCATGCTGCCGGGGCTGGACGGATTTACGGTCGGCCAGCGGCTGAAAAAAGCGGAGCCGTCCGTCCCGATCCTGATGCTGTCGGCCCGCACGTCTATCGACGATAAGCTGCACGGGCTGCAGTTCGCGGACGATTATTTGACGAAGCCGTTTCATCCGGAAGAACTGGCGGCGCGCGTCGAGGTGCTGCTGCGCCGGTTCGGCGCGGTCGGCGCAGAGCCGGTTGCAATCAAACATCTGCTAGTATTCGAGCAGGAAAACCGGATCGAAAACCGCGACACAGGGGAAGAAATTACGCTGACGGGCAAGCAGTTTCAAATATTCTCTTATTTGCTCCGCCATTTGGGGCAAATTTTGACGAAAGAGCAAATTTATGAGTCGGTATGGGGCGAACCTTATATCGAAGGCGATAAAACATTGATGGTCCATATCCGTTATTTGCGGGAAAAGCTGGAGCGCAATCCTGCTGCGCCCGAAGTCATTGAGACCGTCCGGGGCATCGGTTACCGGGTAAGAGCATGA
- a CDS encoding ABC transporter ATP-binding protein, whose translation MSNWVIETKGLSKSYKGRFAVSNLNLRISRGDIYGFLGPNGAGKTTTIRMLLGLIKPSKGTVELFGRPLKTDRLPLLRKVGSLVEYPSYYGHLTAVDNLEAIRRIIDAPRARIAEVLEIVGLTKEARRSVKGYSLGMKQRLGIASALLGQPELLILDEPTNGLDPSGILEIRELIKSMPAQHGITVLISSHLLSEVEQMAGTVGIIRHGELVFQDTIARLQEQAQSSIQLRVSEPEEAMLKLFRHGVEEAVMTASGITLPGAWSDAEMAELVRTLVAGSHDIYRIEEKRKSLEELFLQIVEGGARL comes from the coding sequence ATGAGTAATTGGGTTATTGAAACGAAAGGACTCAGCAAATCCTACAAAGGGCGATTCGCCGTTTCCAATTTGAATTTACGCATTTCGCGCGGAGATATTTACGGTTTTCTTGGACCTAACGGCGCCGGCAAAACGACGACAATCCGGATGTTGCTAGGACTCATTAAGCCGTCCAAGGGAACGGTGGAGCTGTTCGGACGCCCGCTGAAGACGGACCGCTTGCCCCTTCTGCGCAAAGTCGGCTCGCTGGTGGAATATCCGTCCTATTACGGCCACTTGACGGCAGTGGACAATTTGGAGGCGATCCGCCGCATTATAGACGCGCCTAGGGCAAGAATTGCCGAGGTGCTTGAGATTGTAGGGCTGACCAAGGAAGCGAGACGTTCCGTCAAAGGCTACTCGCTTGGGATGAAGCAGCGGCTTGGCATTGCCAGCGCGCTGCTTGGGCAGCCGGAGCTGCTTATTTTGGACGAGCCGACTAACGGCCTTGATCCTTCGGGCATATTGGAAATCCGCGAGCTGATCAAAAGCATGCCCGCCCAGCACGGCATAACGGTGCTGATCTCCAGCCATCTGCTCAGCGAAGTGGAGCAAATGGCCGGCACAGTCGGCATTATCCGCCATGGGGAACTGGTATTCCAGGATACGATCGCCCGCTTGCAGGAGCAGGCGCAAAGCTCTATTCAGCTGCGCGTTTCGGAGCCGGAAGAGGCGATGCTGAAGCTGTTTAGGCACGGAGTAGAAGAGGCGGTAATGACCGCTTCCGGCATTACGCTGCCAGGCGCTTGGAGCGACGCCGAAATGGCGGAGCTGGTCCGTACTCTCGTCGCAGGCAGCCATGATATATACCGCATCGAGGAAAAACGGAAATCGCTGGAGGAGCTGTTTCTGCAAATTGTGGAAGGGGGAGCGCGCTTATGA
- a CDS encoding sensor histidine kinase, giving the protein MKNAKRAHTSGIKFRHSLLSRYVLIVLIAVIFLPIIFPLTAIAYLFTQGSFQQSGDGLKYGTASHVEEVWHNEAARLDAGRPDEVDKRLRELAGTYPEASVFWVDGGGTLHPVQQTPELPAHWTADDAMRFMKDYVGGQPFTVAAFLGEGSTGPGFMVIQLPRSLFRNAFNMQPGTPIYILVMFVLFGGFIFISLLFFRQIRQRLLRLQAAMALRGEDGLPLPIGRKKPDEIGQLEDAFNQMVEQLKASVHREREEQELRQQLISSLSHDLRTPLTVMNGHLYALQRERMSESGHAAMIQLAAKIDDLSSLIDNLLSYTLMTSGRYPLKLEELDVLRLVRETAASWYPLWEKEGIAADIDAGVTERRLLWRIDRNGFRRVLDNLFQNVVRHASGGRYIGLSLQRQGDTDALVISDRGSGMSGSGKGAGIGLAIVDHLIREMELEWEMDRSPDGTNVIIRPKQPGSRMRDLQF; this is encoded by the coding sequence ATGAAGAACGCGAAACGTGCTCATACAAGCGGAATCAAATTCCGGCATTCCTTGCTGTCGCGCTATGTGCTCATTGTTCTGATTGCGGTCATTTTTTTGCCGATCATCTTCCCGCTGACCGCGATTGCTTATTTGTTTACGCAAGGCTCGTTTCAGCAAAGCGGGGACGGGCTGAAATACGGGACGGCCAGCCATGTGGAAGAGGTATGGCATAACGAAGCCGCCCGGCTTGATGCCGGGCGGCCGGACGAAGTGGACAAGCGGCTCCGCGAGCTGGCGGGAACCTATCCGGAAGCGTCGGTCTTCTGGGTGGACGGCGGCGGCACTCTGCATCCCGTGCAGCAGACGCCGGAGCTGCCAGCGCATTGGACAGCGGATGATGCGATGCGGTTTATGAAGGACTATGTCGGCGGCCAGCCTTTTACGGTTGCGGCGTTTCTGGGGGAAGGCAGCACGGGGCCGGGATTTATGGTGATCCAGCTGCCGAGATCGCTGTTCCGCAACGCCTTTAATATGCAGCCGGGCACACCGATTTATATTTTGGTCATGTTTGTGCTGTTCGGCGGTTTTATTTTTATTTCGCTGCTGTTTTTCCGCCAAATCCGCCAGCGGCTGCTCCGCCTGCAGGCGGCGATGGCGCTGCGCGGCGAAGACGGCCTGCCGCTGCCGATCGGGCGCAAAAAGCCGGATGAAATCGGCCAGCTGGAGGACGCCTTTAATCAAATGGTGGAGCAGCTGAAAGCTAGCGTGCACCGCGAACGCGAGGAGCAGGAGCTGCGCCAGCAGCTTATTTCCAGCTTATCGCATGATCTCCGCACGCCGCTGACCGTGATGAACGGCCATTTGTACGCCTTGCAGCGCGAGCGGATGAGCGAATCCGGGCATGCGGCGATGATTCAGCTGGCCGCTAAAATCGACGATTTGAGCAGCCTGATCGACAATCTGCTCTCCTATACGCTTATGACGAGCGGCCGGTATCCGCTGAAGCTGGAGGAGCTTGATGTGCTCCGGCTTGTCCGGGAAACGGCGGCTTCCTGGTATCCGCTATGGGAGAAAGAAGGAATCGCAGCGGATATTGACGCCGGGGTGACGGAACGCCGCCTGCTGTGGCGGATTGACCGGAACGGCTTCCGGCGCGTGCTCGATAATTTGTTTCAGAACGTAGTCCGCCATGCTTCCGGCGGGCGTTATATCGGGTTATCCTTGCAGCGGCAAGGGGATACGGATGCGCTGGTGATCAGCGACCGGGGCAGCGGCATGTCCGGAAGCGGCAAAGGCGCCGGCATCGGGCTGGCTATTGTAGACCATTTGATCCGCGAGATGGAGCTGGAATGGGAGATGGACCGGTCGCCGGATGGCACGAACGTCATCATCCGCCCGAAACAGCCCGGGAGCCGCATGCGGGATTTGCAATTTTAA
- the modB gene encoding molybdate ABC transporter permease subunit, protein MMAASAAAVDWHAFIQPVKLSLLVALIASILTTACGTLIAWQLSKRRFRGKSLLETAFMLPMVLPPTVVGFLLLLLLGRRSWLGRLIEQLFSQPIIFTWPAAVIASVIVSFPLVYQTMKVGFASIDRDLEAAGRSMGGGEWQIFRYITLPLVSGSLLAAYVLSFARSLGEFGATLMIAGNIPGKTQTVPTAIYVAVESGNMPMAWLWTGAVIAISFVLLLATGRGGRKE, encoded by the coding sequence ATGATGGCGGCAAGCGCAGCGGCGGTCGACTGGCATGCGTTCATCCAGCCGGTCAAGCTGTCCCTGCTGGTGGCGCTGATCGCCAGCATCCTTACAACCGCTTGCGGCACGCTGATCGCATGGCAGCTTTCCAAACGGCGTTTCCGCGGCAAATCGCTGCTGGAAACGGCCTTTATGCTGCCGATGGTGCTGCCGCCAACGGTTGTCGGCTTCCTGCTGCTTCTGCTGCTCGGGCGGCGCAGCTGGCTGGGACGCCTCATTGAGCAGCTGTTCTCGCAGCCGATCATCTTCACGTGGCCGGCCGCCGTTATCGCTTCCGTGATCGTGTCGTTCCCGCTTGTGTATCAGACGATGAAGGTCGGCTTCGCCTCCATCGACCGCGACCTGGAAGCGGCCGGGCGTTCGATGGGCGGCGGCGAATGGCAAATTTTCCGCTATATTACGCTGCCGCTCGTATCCGGCTCGCTCCTGGCCGCCTATGTGCTCAGCTTCGCCCGCTCGCTGGGCGAGTTTGGCGCAACGCTTATGATTGCCGGCAATATTCCCGGCAAAACGCAAACCGTCCCGACCGCCATCTATGTGGCGGTCGAAAGCGGCAATATGCCGATGGCCTGGCTGTGGACAGGAGCCGTCATCGCCATTTCGTTCGTGCTGCTGCTGGCCACCGGCCGCGGCGGCAGGAAGGAATAG
- a CDS encoding GTP pyrophosphokinase, producing the protein MDSNYLDHFRKMKHDLTRFMMLYKFALKELETKIEILKEEFQLLHEYNPIEHTSARVKAPESILNKLYRKNCELSFESIQKNVRDIAGMRITCSFVSDIYRLRDMLSSQADLTVLEEKDYIQRPKENGYRSLHLIVEVPVFMSDSQETVCVEVQIRTIAMDFWASLEHKIFYKYDKAVPVGLVEELKEAADSAAALDRKMERLHKEVAEIKGSQPDELEEMVKQIIGAGKSLKLPSHLIGMLEGVAGPQN; encoded by the coding sequence ATGGATTCCAACTATTTGGATCATTTTCGTAAAATGAAACATGATTTGACTCGCTTTATGATGTTATATAAGTTTGCGCTCAAGGAACTGGAGACGAAAATCGAAATATTAAAAGAGGAATTTCAGCTTTTACACGAATATAATCCGATCGAGCATACCAGCGCCCGGGTCAAAGCCCCGGAAAGCATTCTGAACAAGCTGTACCGCAAAAACTGCGAGCTGTCGTTTGAATCAATACAAAAAAACGTGCGCGATATTGCGGGCATGCGTATTACCTGCTCGTTTGTGTCGGATATTTACCGGCTCCGCGACATGCTGAGCAGCCAGGCCGATTTGACGGTGCTGGAAGAGAAAGATTATATCCAGCGTCCGAAGGAGAACGGCTACCGCAGCCTGCATCTGATCGTGGAGGTGCCGGTGTTTATGTCCGACAGCCAGGAGACGGTATGCGTAGAGGTGCAAATCCGGACGATCGCGATGGATTTCTGGGCGAGCCTGGAGCATAAAATTTTTTACAAATACGATAAGGCTGTGCCTGTTGGTCTGGTGGAGGAGCTGAAGGAGGCGGCGGATTCGGCCGCGGCGCTTGACCGCAAGATGGAACGGCTGCACAAAGAAGTCGCCGAAATTAAAGGCAGCCAGCCCGACGAGCTGGAGGAAATGGTGAAGCAGATTATTGGCGCAGGCAAAAGCTTAAAGCTGCCAAGCCACTTGATCGGCATGCTGGAAGGCGTCGCCGGACCGCAGAACTAA
- a CDS encoding ABC transporter permease: MRFGNMLRSEWLKLSRSFIWLLVPVSPLVAAIVGVLTRMDEVKSGDELGVLLSAMSSFHATLLLPILTGIFSAFVCRYEHGSGGWKQLLSLPVSRTGLYTAKFTIVALLLAAVQLLFIAAVLLAAAYQGITGQLTPLKLISSIGGSWLACLPLAALQLWVSTGWSSFAAPLVINVMLTLPNMLVINSASIAPYYPWAQPALAMMSAGTLTYGMPVTGLPLTNLLITVLGSFVLFAAAGLIYFNRKEL, encoded by the coding sequence ATGCGGTTTGGCAACATGCTCCGCTCCGAATGGCTGAAATTGTCGCGGTCGTTCATATGGCTTCTAGTTCCCGTCAGCCCGCTTGTGGCGGCAATCGTCGGCGTTTTGACACGGATGGACGAAGTAAAATCTGGAGACGAGCTTGGCGTATTGCTGTCGGCGATGTCTTCGTTCCATGCTACGCTGCTGCTGCCGATTCTAACCGGCATTTTCTCCGCGTTCGTATGCCGCTATGAACACGGGAGCGGCGGCTGGAAGCAGCTGCTGTCGCTGCCGGTGTCCCGGACGGGACTGTATACGGCCAAGTTTACAATTGTCGCGCTGCTGCTTGCCGCCGTCCAGCTGCTGTTTATAGCTGCGGTGCTGCTGGCTGCCGCCTATCAGGGCATTACGGGACAACTGACTCCGCTGAAGCTGATCTCTTCGATTGGCGGCAGCTGGCTGGCGTGCCTGCCGCTTGCGGCTCTGCAGCTGTGGGTATCGACCGGCTGGAGCAGCTTTGCGGCCCCGCTTGTCATCAATGTGATGCTGACGCTGCCGAACATGCTCGTGATCAACTCGGCGTCGATCGCCCCTTATTATCCATGGGCGCAGCCGGCGCTTGCGATGATGAGCGCGGGCACTTTAACCTACGGCATGCCGGTCACCGGCCTTCCGTTAACCAATCTGCTTATTACGGTATTAGGCAGTTTTGTGCTGTTTGCCGCAGCCGGCCTCATTTATTTCAACCGCAAAGAGCTGTAG
- a CDS encoding ABC transporter permease — translation MIGKALSSDLLKIRGKGLWLLAAGAPLGLVALMALNFGLRYDYFVNDYGHNLWGVLLEYTSYFVPVSLFLGCTLVSSLLANVEHGTSSWKQLLALPISRLAVFSSKFAVSVLLLTSSCALLAAGTAVLGFALGSGGEMPVGGLLRLSFCPFLASWPMLALMLWLCLSFKNQALPITFGVVASVGSLFTMSLSEWLPLNWPAAAYRGDHAVLFVGAGIVFGMIILALGLLHFNRKDVE, via the coding sequence ATGATCGGCAAGGCGCTTTCGTCCGACCTCCTGAAAATACGCGGCAAAGGCCTCTGGCTGCTCGCCGCCGGCGCGCCGCTGGGGCTCGTTGCGTTAATGGCATTAAATTTCGGGCTGCGCTACGACTACTTCGTTAATGATTACGGCCATAACCTGTGGGGCGTGCTGCTCGAATATACATCGTATTTTGTTCCGGTATCGCTGTTTCTCGGCTGCACGCTGGTCAGCTCTTTGCTCGCCAACGTGGAGCACGGCACCAGCTCATGGAAGCAGCTGCTTGCGCTTCCGATATCGCGCCTGGCGGTATTCAGCTCCAAATTTGCAGTAAGCGTCTTATTGCTGACGTCGTCTTGTGCGCTGCTGGCTGCCGGAACGGCAGTGCTTGGCTTTGCGCTCGGCTCCGGCGGAGAAATGCCGGTTGGCGGCCTGCTGCGGCTTTCCTTCTGCCCGTTCCTGGCGTCGTGGCCAATGCTCGCGCTTATGCTGTGGCTGTGCCTCAGCTTCAAAAACCAGGCCTTGCCGATTACGTTCGGCGTTGTCGCCTCGGTTGGCTCCTTGTTTACGATGTCGCTGTCGGAGTGGCTCCCGCTGAATTGGCCGGCGGCCGCATATAGGGGAGACCACGCGGTGTTGTTTGTTGGAGCCGGAATCGTCTTCGGCATGATCATTTTGGCGCTGGGCCTGCTCCATTTTAACCGAAAGGATGTGGAGTAG
- a CDS encoding substrate-binding domain-containing protein gives MADNVSYTTDEIAKLLKISKLTVYDLIKKGELLAYRVGKQMRVDASDLEAYKNRSKGLANVPAHMQSQRQHPHTAAHPQLHTQAQPQGGTTAASGTLPVSGSLGGLAAPSAAWSGAAEAYPHPAAEEPASGIARPIVITGQDASLDLLARHIESRTAAFRPLRSFTGSLDSLISMYKGQSDIVSTHLLDGDTGEYNVPFTRKLLVGMPHVVIHMLRRKAGLYVKRGNPFGIRAWSDLARPDIRFVNRERGSGTRVLLDEQLRLLGISPQQIRGYEDEQMNHVGVAAKVASGEADAGAGSEKAAAMVGDVDFIPLAVESYDLVLLRKPDNRLLIETVTGILRSEQFREELQAMSGYDLTGTGGIVYES, from the coding sequence ATGGCAGACAATGTATCCTATACAACGGATGAAATCGCCAAGCTGCTGAAAATATCAAAGCTGACCGTCTACGATCTGATCAAAAAAGGCGAGCTGCTCGCTTACCGTGTCGGCAAGCAGATGCGGGTGGACGCTTCCGATCTGGAAGCGTACAAAAACCGCTCCAAAGGGCTGGCAAATGTGCCCGCGCACATGCAGTCGCAGCGGCAGCATCCTCATACGGCGGCACATCCGCAATTGCACACGCAGGCGCAGCCGCAAGGCGGAACAACGGCGGCTTCCGGCACGCTGCCCGTGTCCGGATCGCTGGGCGGCCTTGCTGCGCCGTCCGCCGCATGGAGCGGAGCGGCGGAAGCGTATCCGCATCCGGCTGCGGAAGAGCCGGCATCGGGCATCGCGCGCCCGATTGTCATTACCGGGCAGGACGCCAGCCTGGATCTGCTGGCGCGCCATATCGAGTCGCGGACGGCGGCGTTCCGTCCGCTGCGTTCTTTTACAGGCAGCCTGGACAGCCTTATTTCGATGTACAAAGGGCAGTCGGATATTGTGAGCACCCATCTGCTGGACGGCGACACCGGCGAATATAACGTTCCGTTTACCCGCAAGCTGCTTGTCGGCATGCCGCATGTCGTTATCCATATGCTGCGCCGCAAGGCTGGCTTGTACGTAAAGCGGGGCAATCCGTTTGGCATCCGCGCATGGTCCGATCTGGCGCGTCCGGATATCCGGTTCGTCAATCGGGAGAGAGGTTCGGGCACCCGAGTTCTGCTGGACGAGCAGCTCCGTCTGCTTGGCATCAGCCCGCAGCAGATCCGGGGCTACGAGGATGAGCAGATGAACCATGTGGGCGTCGCCGCCAAAGTGGCTTCCGGCGAAGCGGATGCAGGAGCGGGCAGCGAGAAGGCTGCAGCTATGGTCGGGGATGTCGATTTTATTCCGCTGGCCGTCGAAAGCTACGACTTGGTGCTGCTCCGCAAGCCGGACAACCGGCTGCTGATTGAGACGGTCACGGGCATTTTGCGCTCGGAGCAGTTCCGGGAAGAGCTGCAGGCGATGTCGGGATACGATCTGACGGGAACGGGCGGCATTGTTTACGAATCGTAA